The genomic segment aggatcacttgaggccaggagttcaagactagcctgggcaacatagtgaaacctcatctctacaaaaaatttaaaatttagccaggcatagatgcatgtacctgtagttccagctactcaggagactgaggcgagaggattacctgagcccaggtgtgtgaggttactgtgagctatgatagcaccactgcactccagcctgggtgacagagccagaccctgtctcttaaaaaagaaaaaagcaacttaAATCCCTAAAATAGTGTAAAATAATTGAAGATAAAAGAAGTTGGAGTCATTAATTTTAGAGAAAACCTTAAAGATTTAGTTTTTTGAAATACAGCaaatctagccaggcatggtggtgtgcgcctgaggtctcagctactcaggaggctgaggcaggaggatcactggagcccaggagttggaggctgcagccaactatgatcatgccactgcactccagcacgggtgacagagtaagactccgtctctaaaaaaaataataattaaaaaaattaaaaaatagcaaatctGAATTAACTAGACTTCTTAATGAACTctctgtgtggagtgtgtgtatgtgtgttttgagAAAGACTATCAGAAAATACGGTCACCCTTCCATATCTATGGATTCTGCATCTAAgaattcaaccaactgtggatttaaattatttgggggaaaaaaaagacaaataacaacattaaaaaaatagtacaGATAAAAAGAATGCAGGATGACAGctacttacatagcatttacattgtattaggtattatgagTAATGTAAAGATGATGTAAAGTATAAGGGAGGATCTgcataggttatatacaaatactatgccattttgtaTCAAGCGACTTGAGCATCCTTAGATACTGGTATCTGTGAGgagtcctagaaccaatcccctaTGTACAAGAAACTAGGTACATACCACAGTCCATTTTTAGAAAGATTGATTAGTAACTAAAGGATGACTGTACACAGTTCATCAGTTCCAGGCAGCTATAAAAAACCAatctagctgggtgaggtggctcacgcctgtaatcccagcactttggggaggctgagttgggcagatcatgaggtcaggagttggagaccagcctgaccaacatggtaaaaccccatctctactaaaagtataaaaattagccgggtgtagtggcgcgcctgtaatcccagctactcaggaggctgaggcaggagaatcacttgaacccaggaagcagaggttgcagtgagccaaaatcatgccattgcattccagcctgggtgacagaataagactcggtctcaaaaaacaaacaaaccaaaaacaacaacagaaaaacagtcTGTGAGCACTGCAGTTCAACAGAAGGTGAGTGCAAATGGAGGctaggagagaaaaagaggtaaacaggaaaatgagggagagagagagggagtgaagAATATTTGAGACAAAGGTAAATGATGGGGgaagaaaagtgaacaaaggGAAGTAAAATCAATCACGCTTTTAAGTTTGACATCAGGAAGTTATAGAAAGTAGAAAGTTTTTGGGGTCTGTTTTGAGTCTAGACAGATCTAGTCCTATTTCCTATATATTGTCCACATATGTAGAAATCACTGAATCTAATTCGTCATTTTCATGGTGAGGAAATGGATACCCGGAGAGGATAAGTGACTAAATGCTCTTCGTTACTGTCCTTCTCATAGAGTTATTGCTCAGAAACATTGCAGAGTTCTGGATTATAAAGTAGCAACGATCATTATGCATACACaaatgtatttaagaaatatCCTCACACTGAGGTTGAAACAGGTTTATGCTGCTTATACATTTAGTTGTTATTATAATAGAAGATAAAATTATAcagaaccctttttttttttttttaagacagtcttgctttgttgcccaggctggagtacagtggcatgatcttggctcactgcaacttccacctccctggttcaagcaattctcctgcctcggccttttgagtagctaggattacaggtgcatgccaccatgcccaactaagttttgtatttttagtagagacggggtttcaccgtgttggccaggctggtctcgaactcctaacctcgtgatccacccacctcagcctcccaaaatgctgggattacaggcatgagccaccgcgtccgacCAGTTATCCAGAACTCTTTAGTTAACTAGCATTCAAGTTTATGAAGATTTTTGTGTAGATATAATGCTTGTTTCTGCCAAGTAATAAGAATGTTGTAATCTACCATCTTTCTTTTATTCTGGCTTTTAGAAAGCTGTTGAGGTAAATAAGCTAAGTTTAATGCTCAAAGATAGTGTATtcctcagaacacacacattttattttccataggtttatttttctttatccattctaatttaactttttgtaaaaTGCCACAGTCCATTTTTAGAAAGATTAAGGGATATATCATTATTGTAGATAAGTTTCTAGGTTTCTTTCAAACTTGATATACCTATCTAATATAAGAGTTCAgatgctttttccttttatttttcactttttatgcaGCCCACTgtgatttctagaatttttattttcagcttcTGAACCCCAGAATTCCTGAAGATGATTAACGACCTCCGACTATACCAACAATTTGGaggttttttaaagtaaagaatcGTCTTGTAATGTGAACGATGTCTccctaatttatgtattttcagtttGCATTTTCATGAAGTGCTCAAAATGGGACACGTGAAATTCTGAGCGCAGTAGTAAGAAACATGGGAGAGTGGTAGGTAGATTGCCTTCCTGACCATGTGACAGAGTAAAAACACatcacatgctttttttttttttttttttttttttgagatggagtttcactcttattgtccaggctggagtgcaatggctccatgttggctcaccacaacctccacctcctgggttcaagcgattctcctacctcagcctcccaactagctgggattacaggcatgcaccaccacgccagctaattttgtgtttttagtagagacagggtttctgcatgttgatcaggctggtctcgaactcctgacctcaggtgatctgctgccttgacctcccaaagcgctgggactacaggcatgagctgccgtgcccaACCACATCTCATGCATTCTTTTGCAGGCATTTATTGTCACCATATGTCTTTGTTTCTGTATATTCAAGCTAAATCAAGGTGCTATTAGAATCTCGGAAAGCTGCCACTGACCACAGTCAGAACTTGCAGTTTCTTTAGTTAGAATTGCCACAGGACCATTGCTCAAGACTTCCAGATCTAACCTAGCCATATCCAATTCATCATTAGAATATTTAAATCATAAATACTGAACAACCAGTATTTTAACAATTTATTGCAAAGCGCTActaataatattaaagaaaagtttgaaaaaaaagacattttactttgtgccaggcatggttctaAGCATGGTTCTACATCTTAACTTCCTGTCCCTGTCTACATATTTTCCCTTATGTGTAGCCTTAGTTTACATtactattttgtattcttttctgttttaaaatataaactgtttCCTGTtcttttacataattatttaattttttggtagcTGCATAGTGTTTTCTCATGTTAATGTATTTTGGTTTACTAAatcataactttattttttatgtaatttgtgaacaatatatttaaagaaataaaactcttatGATACAGGTTAATCTCTTTCTCACTCATTCTTAATCTTTGCTTTACCAACCTACCCTTAAAGATAGCTGGAAGTGGAAATGCCTCTCCAGTGGTTTGTCCATTGGAATTGGGCTTCTGTTTATCTTGAGCTGCCAACATTTAGCCCAGCCACTTGGGGTGGTCTGTTATCCTTTGTCTCCCCAGGCCATTTAAGCTTATCCAGGAAATGCtttagtttgccttttttttttcttcctgttaaccatttattgagatatgatttaCATACTACATagttcatccatttaaagtgtactcattttccctcttttgttgttgttgaggcagagtctcgttctgtcccccaggctggagtgcggcaaTGTGATCatcgctcactgtaacctttaaCTACTAgactcaggcaattctcctgcctcaccatccTGAGCAGCTAGGGCTAccagcatgtaccaccatgcccagctaatgttttaaaaattttttgtggaggtgacgatcttgctatattgccccggccactcttgaactcctggcctcaagtgatcctcctgccttgccctcccaaagcactaggattacagacatgagccaccatgcctggcctcatttcccTTTTTAATCTGATTTCTGAGCTTCCTGTTCTCTTTCAGTGAATGTCATGAGAACGAAAACTGATGAGTAAAGTATCTTGCCATAGAAAACATGACTTTCCTCTCCAAATAGTAGACCAaacttttccattttactttctactgtttttcttctcctgcctATTTAATGGCATTACTTGGCATTTGCTGTGACTTGAGTTTCATCAAATATGTATTTACTTCCCTGTATGGTGTGCTAATAGCAACACCATGAGATAGTGGTTTAAGGCCAtgagaagtattttttttaattgttttctttgaaagCCCACGTTCTTTCCTTTGAACAGAATACtttgaacaaaatttaaatcGTGTTCAGAAGAGAGGTTTAGAggttttttccttcataaattcaACACATTTACAAAATATCCATTTCACGTTCCTCTTCAGTGACttaatctgttttgtgttgcATTTCAGAATACCGTAGACTGGGCAATTAATAAACAGTAGAGGTTTTTTTGGCTCCTACTTCTGGAGCCTGGAAAGTCCAAGGTGGAGGGGCTACATCGGATGAGGGCCATCTTGCTGCATCATAAAATGGCAGAAGGAATCACACAGTGAGGCAGCACTTGTGACAGAGATCGGAAAGGAGGTTCAACTCATCTGCTCATCCTGTTATCAGGAACCCTCTCCTGTGATAATATAGCATTAACCCATTCATGAAGGGAGAGCCCTCCTCTTGAGCtgatcaccttttttttttttttttttttcttttgagacagaatcttgctctgtcacccaggctggagtgcagtggtacaatctcagctcacttcaacctccgccttccaggctcaagcaattctcctgcctcagcctcccaaaaatctgggacttcaggtgcatgccactgtgcccggctaatttttgtatttttagtagaggcggggttttgccatgttaggctggttatgaactcctgacctccggtgatctaccttcctcgacctcccaaagtgctgggattacaggtgtgagccactgtgcgagCTTTGTCACCTCATAAAGGTCCTACCTCTCAACACTTGCATTGGGGATTTAGTTTTTAACATGTGagctttgggggacacattccaACCATagcagtggcaaaaaaaaaaaaaaaaaaaaaaaaaaagtaaccccaGCAAAACAACAATACCACCACCGATAAAAATCAAATCtaggcctgggtgcagtggctcacacctgtaatcctagcactcggggaagctgaggtgggcagatctcttgagctcagaagttcagaccagcctggccaacatggcaaaaccctgtctggacaaaaaatacaaaaattagccaagcattggGGCtcaacctgtagtcccagctacttgggaggctgaggtgggaggatcccttgagatcTACCTCAGCAgtagcagtgaaccaagatcacaccactgcattgcaacctgggtgacagagggagaccctgtctccacacacacacacacacacaaaactaatgaaaaaaagtaaacaggcaaataaaaagaaactaaaagagaATCTTAATTAGATTGGAGGGGATCTTCAGGTGATTAAATACTGAAGGATACTGAAAGTAGGGGCACAAATTGTATTTGGGGACATCTTAACCCTGTATGGGTTGATAGACCTTTCAAGTCTGTCTGCTAGAAAATTCCCTCAGTCCTATTTCAGAGAAAGTCTGGGCTGACTTGACAGGACTGATCGGTTTTATCAGTGACACATCTTATCATTAAACAGTGCAAGAGTTAATGGTAGgttagtaagcactcagtaaagtTTGGTGAATGTGTACATACAGGACTAGATCTCTCCTCCCTGTAATCCACTCTAAATAAATACTTTAGTCTGGTTACAAAATACTGAATACTATACTGAAGACTTTTGTACAGCTGATCATTTGGATTTACATTTGGGTAATTTTATCATTACGTCTCATGCTTCATTATTCTTTCAGCTATTCCCTTCAGCAAGCTCAAGCTTTTTATACGTTTCCATTTCAACAAATGATGGCTGAAGCTCCTAATATGGCAGTTGTGAATGAACAGCAAATGCCAGAAGAAgttccagccccagctcctgCTCAGGAACCAGTGCAAGGTAGTTTCACCATGAGAGCTTAGAAAATTCAACATCGGATCAGCCAGCTTATTTAAGAAAGGGTTTCATGGTGAATTTTAGCTCTATTTTAGTGTTAAAAAGTCAAATCCACTTTTTAAGTACTTAGTATGTGCTAAGCACTGATAGGTTCTGGGGAATAAAAGAACATGGATCCTGCCCAAAAATATCTCATAATCTAATAGAGAACAGTAATAAGTAAGTACACGTTACAGCTAAGCACAGTTGATAGTGAAGAGGGGCATAGAATGAATGCCCTGAAAGCTCATGGGGTTGGCTTCTTCTAACTCAGACTGACGGCTCAGAGGCCGCTTCTTGGAGCAGAGAAATAACACCAGGGCTCTGAAACTCGAACAGTGCGGAGGCTTCATCCCCATGAAGATGAGAGTAGGGAAGTGTCCAGGCTGAGGGGGCTACACAGGCCGGGTACGGACACACACAAGCATGGCACGGCCAGAAACAGAGCAATTCTGTGTCCTTGGAGTCTGGGATGTAACAAGGAAATAGTGAGAGATGAGGCCAGATGGGAACAGTTGAAGCTTGTTTTTTATCCCAAAGAATTTATATTCTATCATGAAGGCAATAGGGAGCTGTTGAGAGAATGTAAGCAAGGGATGACTTGACTTGATTGGTGCTTTACAAATTAGTCTGGAAATATTAGAGAGGATAGATTGGTTGGTAGACAACAAGTTAGAACTTGgaggcaggccgggcacagtgactcacacctgtaatccctgcattttggaaggctgaggtcaggagctcatgaccagcctggccaacatggcaaaaccccgcctccgctgaaaatatacaaattagccgggcgtggtggtgcatgcctgtaattccagctactggggaggctgaggcacgagaattgcttgaatcctagaggcagaggctgagaggctgcagtgagccaagatcgcaccgctgctctccagcctgggcaatagtgtgagactcttgtctcaaaacaaaaacaaacaaacaaaaaacctcagagGCAATGAGTGGATTAGATGGATTAGAGACACTGTTTGAATAATCTAAGGGAGTACTGAGGAGGACCTGAAGGGGTGGAGAGTTAGGAAACACTTAGGAGGTAGAATTACCTAGCCATGGCTAATGGGTTTCATGTGGTTGGGGGGAGCATGGCAGGGTAGTGGGGGAGAAAGGGGAGTCCAGAAGTAACTGCCAGGTTTCTGGCATAGGCATTTGGTTGAGGAGGTGCCATTCACCAAGACAGAGAATTAGAAGAAAATCATAGATTCCGGGGGCGGGAGAGTGGATGGAGAGAAGTTAGTGATTTTCTCCAGTGTAACAGTATTTGTATGAGAAATGTGCTCAGGGTTTCGGTTTACTAATTGCAGGAACACATCTAATAACTCTGCCTCCACATTAGACTTCCCCAGCTACATGCCAATCATGGTGGATCCGTTGGCATAGGGAGTGGCTAAGGCAATGTGAGGCAGAAGAGAGGAGGGACTGACTGCCTGTATCCTGCCAGGCTTGACTGGGGGAAATGCCAAAGAGGAGTAGAGTCGGGTAGAGGCCTGAGTAGTTAggagaaatgttaaataattaagGGTAAGAAAACCAGGGCTTCCTGCTGGGCAACTATAGGTCAGTGGTTTTCAATCAAGGGTGATTTTGCCCTCCCAAGGGACATTTGACATTGTCTGAAGACACTTTTGATGATAAAGACTGGCAGGGTACTactagcatctagtgggtagagatcAAGGGTGCTATTAAACGTTCTGTAATGTGCAGGACAGCCACCCACAACAAAAAATTGTGCAGCCTGAAATGTCGGTAGTGTGGAGGTTGAGAAACTGCTTTAGGTCCTGAGGTCGGATCCCTCCTCCTGCCTTTTGAAAAATACTGCCAACCCAGAGATGTCATCCTGAGCACCCCTAAATTTCTCTCTTCAACTATGTATGGAACAGAATatacctcatctctaaaacaagcCCACAAgccatttgtgtttttctttctgtttttttttttttggtgacagagccttgctctgttgtccaggctggagtgcagaggcatgatctcagctcactgcagcctccacctcctgcgttcaagcaattctcctgcattcaagcagttctcctgcctcagtttcccgagtagttgggattacagtgcacaccaccatgcctggctaatatttttatagttttagtagagacgagggtttcaccatgttggccaggctggtttcgaactcctgacctcaggtgatctgcctgccttggcctcccaaattgccctcccaaagtgctgggattatagacataagccaccatacctggcccatttGTGGTTTTCTACTGGGGAAATTGAGTTAAAatgtttcccttccttcctgtttctctatttttctgttcttgtttgcttatttatgtatttacatttagaatttatataaaatgatacataGAAACTTTGTATCCCTGAGAAGGTTAAGATGCCAAGTAATGCTGTGTAGAAAATAATAGTCTATGATTATTCTTCCCACAAACAGCTAGCAGGGGAAGGAAAGTAGGCATGGGGGATTGCGTGAACCCAGTTCTAGGGTGAAAGACAGGGAGGATAGTGCAGAGGGGACTGATGTTGGGACTGTAAGAGTTTAATTTTGGGGAGACAGGTACAAAAGGTGCTTGTTGGGTAACTCTTCTGGGAAAGCTGCTAAAGTTTCTAAGTTAAGATTTTCTGCATTTCTGGAAATTGTGTTTCAGAGgctccaaaaggaagaaaaagaaaacccagaacaACAGAACCAAAAAAACCAGTGGAACCCAAAAAACCCGCTGAGTCAAAAAAATCTGGCAAGtctgcaaaatcaaaagaaaaacaagaaaaaattacagacacatttaaagtaaaaagaaaagtagacCGTTTTAATGGTATTTCAGAAGCTGAACTTCTGACCAAGACTCTCCCCGATATTTTGACCTTCAATCTGGACATTGTCATTGTAAGATCTTTGTCCTCGTTGGATTTTATAAGTAGTATTGGGGGATTAGCTTTACTTAACAGTTGTCCTTGCAAATAGCATTTTGCTGAAAAGGACCATTTCTAAGAATCCTTTTGGTGGTAAATGGTGTCACCTGCATGAGTTTGTGTTATATGGGAGTGTTTAAGAGGGTGGGCTCCAAATGTAggctgtctgggttcaaatcctgtcaCAAGTATAATCTTGGATAAGCCTTATTAACTTTCTGAACACCGGTTTTCTCACTGATAAACCAAGGGTGATAATACCACCCCCTTATAGGGTTGcaagtaaatgagataatccatgtgAATCACTTCGACTGAATACCTGTGGAGACTTCATAAATGGTAGCACAGATTTTAAGCTCTTATTTTTGTCAGTAACTGTAAGAAACATCAGCATGTGAATAATTGTGTAGGTGATGTGGAGCGAGCTTGTTGAAAGCTGAGAACCAGAATTGTGGCTGGACATGGGCTCAGATTGATTGATTGTTCCAGGACCTCTCTTTCCAGACTCAAAGCAGCCCAGTTGGTGAGGGCGAGAGGCCTGGGATCATGAAGGAGTCAaactggttttttaaaataacagcaaaacttttaaaataaagaaaatctcttTCCCATGTATGAAATACTTTGTTCAGATCAAGAGTAGTGATTGGTAAATGATATTGCTTATGATGCtcaattaaatttgtattttaatcaaCTCAATTTTGTCCACCACTCCTCCATAGAAACCCTAAGGCTTAGGTCCTACTTTTTAAGATGAAACGtcttaattgttttgttttatagattgGCATAAACCCGGGACTAATGGCTGCTTACAAAGGGCATCATTACCCTGGACCTGGAAACCATTTTTGTAAGTGGTtaccttttaaattaatttacttttaaattagatACCTTTTTAACaggttttttcaaaaaaaccaattgtgtttttaaaaagaaagagactgTAAATACACATTCATGTTTCATATTCTGTGTATGCGTCTGTACATGAAAATAAGAGGGTTTGAAATGATAtgtcactgttaacattttagtcTGAGAGTGGAGGGACATGAATAAGAgtactttctcttttgtttgaaTTGTTTCTAATGAGTtgtactacctttttttttttttttgagatggaattttgctgttgtgcaggctggagtgcaatggcgcaatctccgctcaccgcagcgtccgcctcccaggttcaagtgattctcctgcctcagcctccctagtagctgggattacaggcatgtgccaccacgcctggttaattttgtgtttttagtagagatggggtgtctccatgttggtcaggctggtctcgaactgccaacctcaggtgatctgcccacctcagcctcccaaagtgctgggattacagccgtgagctaCAACGCCCAGTCAagttgtattactttttaaaaatgattttttaaaaaaattgttatctATAGACATAGGAACGATAGTATAGTACATCTCTGTGGCAACGCAGACATAATACTAACATTTCCAGATTTCTGCTGATTATTTTCTAAGGAAAGCATAAAATAGTAGTAAAGACTTATATTTTTAGAGTAAGTTTTACAACGAAGTGTTGGCGGGAtctgatggctcacgcctgtaatcccaacactttgggaggccaaagcaggaggatcacttgaggccaggagtttgagactagcctgtacaacatagcaagatctcatttctacaaaaaataaggtagaggttgtggtgcacacctgtagttccagctactacagaggctggattgggaagattgcttgagcctgagaggtagaggctgcagtgagccacaattactccactgcactccagcctcggtgacagaactagaccctgtatcaaaaaaacaagaaaacaaacaaacaaaaaacaagcgtAACTACTGTTGCATTACTTTCTCTATATAAGTTGTCTTGTATGTAAATCATCTCACCTTATACCGCCTAATAGATCAGTGTATACAATATACCCTAAGGAAATACTAATTGATTATCTAACGGTAACATTCAGAACATTTAGGGCAACTGACAGTAATGTGGTTTTGGAACTAATAATAACATATTGTTCCtataaaaaattccttttttaggGAAGTTTggacttttaaatttcttcaccGTCAAGGTGTTTGTTGTTAGTCTATTGCTGTATATTTATGTGTGAGGTGGTGGTATCACCAATTGTAAAGCAAAATAGTCTCAAAGTTTCCTAAACTGAGTTGCTATATATTCTTGGGCAAGCATTTGCCTCAACCCCCTGTGaaaaggagataataatagtatctcgCAAGATAATTATGATGATTAaatccaggcgcggtggctcacacctgtaatcccagcagttttggaggctgaagtgagaagatcacttgagcccaggagttcaagaccagcctgggcaacatggtgaaaccctgtctctacaaaaaatacaaaaattagctgagcatggtggtgtgcacctggggtcccagccactcaggaggctgaggtgggaggattgcttgagcctcggtggtcgaggctgcactgagccatgattgtgccactacactctagcctctagcctgggtgacagagcgagaccctgtctaaaaaaaaaaaataactgaattttcATTTCACAGGGAAGTGTTTGTTTATGTCAGGGCTCAGCGAGGTCCAGCTGAACCATATGGATGATCATACTTTACCAGGGAAGTATGGTATTGGATTTACCAACATGGTGGAAAGGACGACGCCTGGCAGCAAAGATCTCTCCAGGTAAGTACACAGCATTTGTTTTTATGGGTTGGAACCTTGACTAGGCTGGTCCCCCAAATATTCTAGGAACATCATATGTGTCTAGTTCAAGCTGAGCTCAACAAATGTGCGATACAATCTTTCATTGAAAGCTGTCTGAATCTAGTGTATTAAAAATATtgccatatttgtatttttgactactttttaattcaattttagtAAAGAATTTCGTGAAGGAGGACGTATTCTAGTACAGAAATTACAGAAATATCAGCCACGAATAGCAGTGTTTAATGGAAAATGTaagatttacttttaaattttattttttttctttgctaacaTTATGGGCAATGtaaatatgtttgtatttcattttaggtatttatgaaatttttagtaaagaagttTTTGGAGTAAAGGTTAAGAACTTGGAATTTGGGCTTCAGCCCCATAAGATTCCAGACACAGAAACTGTAAGTCCCTAAAATTGAGTTTGTAAATcagttaaatgtgaatttttttctagataattTACTTATTTGTCCTATCGTGATTTATGCCATGCAAAACATTTACACCGTATTTTAATATCTATACATCAGCTTTAATAGTTGTAAATTAATTCACATACTATTAGggtttattagaaagaaaaacatttgtcaGCTAAATGTCTTGATGTTGTTATTCAATGAAAATATTGAGAGGAACTGGCTCATATACTACATTCAGAATACATTTAATGGCATGTAGTTGTCAAATTCAAATGGTTTAGCCCTTGTACTCAGTTGTGAAACAAACGTGGAAACGCAGACATGATCCTGATTAGGAAAACTAATTGCCCCATTTATATATCTTAGCTCAACTTCATTTTAGAGCCATATAAATAATAGAACCCAGACAAGCCTCCAGCCAACCTAACTGGTATTCAGTACTGTTGTC from the Macaca thibetana thibetana isolate TM-01 chromosome 11, ASM2454274v1, whole genome shotgun sequence genome contains:
- the TDG gene encoding G/T mismatch-specific thymine DNA glycosylase isoform X1, with the protein product MEAENAGSYSLQQAQAFYTFPFQQMMAEAPNMAVVNEQQMPEEVPAPAPAQEPVQEAPKGRKRKPRTTEPKKPVEPKKPAESKKSGKSAKSKEKQEKITDTFKVKRKVDRFNGISEAELLTKTLPDILTFNLDIVIIGINPGLMAAYKGHHYPGPGNHFWKCLFMSGLSEVQLNHMDDHTLPGKYGIGFTNMVERTTPGSKDLSSKEFREGGRILVQKLQKYQPRIAVFNGKCIYEIFSKEVFGVKVKNLEFGLQPHKIPDTETLCYVMPSSSARCAQFPRAQDKVHYYIKLKDLRDQLKGIERNMDVQEVQYTFDLQLAQEDAKKMAVKEEKYDPGYEAAYGGAYGENPCNGEPCGFSSNGLIDSVELRGESTFSGIPNGQWMTQSFTDQIPSFNNHCGTQEQEEESHA